In Coregonus clupeaformis isolate EN_2021a unplaced genomic scaffold, ASM2061545v1 scaf3842, whole genome shotgun sequence, the genomic stretch GATGTCATGCACACTTCGGCAACGATAACCTCATGAGATCAAGGCGGCCGCAGTTCTGAGACGCAGGCAGTGCAATTGCTTTTCACCGACTGCAGGACCCAGGCGGACCCAGGACAAAATCTCACTCCAAGGTTTTTTGAAAAGTTGGCAGGTATGTAGAGGAAAAGTGGATAGCCCAGTACCAGCAGCAACTAGCAGCAGTGACTGTTGAGATAATGGCAGCAGTGGAAAAGACGATAGAACAAGAGCTCTCCCTTTCAAAGGAGAATGAACGTCTACGGAAACTTCTTCTGGAGTTGGGAGCAGGTTCGTAGTTAGGTCTtgaaagagagggggggtggtTTACACAGGTAACAATTAACTACCAGAGAGGGGCAGCTAGCTTAGCCTACAGCATGGCTAGAATTAGCTGCTTTTAGCAACGCTGGTATATTtcaggggagaacgactgccccctctcTTTGAAGCCTCTGCACGAACTTCAAGGCCGCCCGCCGTACTGCCGGCATTGTTTGCAGAAAACAGGATCACCCATTATAGTGAATAGGAAAATGCCAATCTTCgtgtaaataaatacaaatttcgAAAACAATCACGGTACCAATAAATGCTCCTATTACTCCAGATGTACACaagttataaggataatttagtagctaatggcagcctgcagtaccccggttgGCCTTCAGCTTGACATACTCAATGAGAGGgcgcagcactgagctagcctgtaACGTCACTTCCTGGTGGAGTTAAAACAGCGCATGTTATTGGCCCGTTTAAAATAACTCTGAAAAATACAagttcaaatcatgacgtcagtgatcttcaggtcggcaatagcccgagttggatgaccgtaaAAAACTCgctttttcccagtctgagctcgttttttcccgagttcccagttgttttgaacgctcggaagtcggagatttccgagttcccagttttaAACGTGGCATTAGTCTACACACATTTCCCACATGAGAAGCCATCATAACCGACTTCCTTGGCTTCAaatgcgctattgagtcttcacataggaatgaatggtgtcacgtgatcgatggctttgtctATTCAAATTGTAATTGGTGTATTTACACTAGTATTGCTTTCAATTGCCTTGCAAAAAAAACAGGAAGTGTCCACAGGAAGCCAGACGTTAAATACAATTCCATTTCAACTTACTGTGGTGGTGGGCTGGACTGTTGGTCTTTATAACAGGGGAATTTCAAACAAAATATCTAAAGGAACGTATTATTAAGCAGACTTAACTAGAATAGATTCCCACCTACTGTTGGAAATGGCTTGTTCTGTTCTGATTAGTCAAACGGCAGTGCTGGCGCAAAATATGGCTCGGAAAACATACCTCAATAGTCCATGGCACTCTACCTCAAATTTTCCAATGATCCAAAATGCTACATCGAGAATATTGAAATACTAAACTGCCTTTTTTTGTCCTCATGCTAGGTAGCAGAAGCCACAGCAGCCATTTTGGAATGCACATTGCATTGAACAACAAGGGGCCTGATTGGCTGAATATCCTTTGTTGTTCAACCCCAACGGGCATTCCAAAATGACTGCTGTGGCTTCTGCTACCTAGCATGAGGACAGAAAAGGCAGTTCGATTAAAAAATAGCAGTACTTCAATGTTCTCGAAGTAGCATTTTGGATAATGGGATAAATCAGGAGTACAGTGCCATATCCCATTCCTagattgaggtacgttttccgagCAATATCTTGCGCCAGCTTCGCCATGTGATTAATCAAAACAGAAGGAATTTCCAACCTTACAGGAGAGCAGAGCTGTAAGGTTGGAATCTATTCTAGCAACCCATAGCTTAGCCACATTATCTGACTATCCGTTCATGTTATAGTGAAGGAGGCCTGTTTTCTCTTTCTGCTAAACTTTTATTTcatccttattttaccaggtcagttgtctgagaacacattctcacttacagcaacaacctggggaatagttgaaggggagatgaatgagccaattggaggcTGGGGataattaggtggccatgatggtatgagggctagattgggaatttagccaggacaccggggttaacatcCCTACTCTtttgataagtgccatgggatctttagtgaacacagagagtcaggacacacgTTCAACGTCCCAGCCGAAAGAcgacaccctacacagggcaatgtcccctatcattgccctggggcattgggataaatatatttttttagaccagaggaaagagtgcctcctactggccctccaactccacttccagcagcatctccCGACCAGGCCTGACCCTGCTTAACTTGagtggcaagccagcagtgggatgcagggtggtatgctgctggccaaCTGCATATAAGAGTAATGTGATGTAGCCTAATGTAAGTAGCTATCTAACTAAGCACTCTCATCCCTTGTCGTTCCTCATTGTGGCAAAAGCAAAGAGCAGCCACCCTCCTAGCTAGATTCACTTCTATATGCTGTATGATATTCCTTTAGCCTCAGCAGAGCACAGATACACACGAGTGTAATTGGATACATTTGTAGTCTCTTAGGTTTTTCTTGAGTGTCTATCTGGATAATtattccctctccttctctccagacCCCCAGCAGCTAACTGTCCCTGAAGAGGAGGTTCCCCCTGAGCAGCAGCAGAAATGGAGCCCCAGTTTGGGgcaggaggacccagagcccacacagattaaagaggaacaggaggaactcaggaccagtcaggaggaagagcagcttcacAGACTTGAGTCTGATCCCACAGATGTTGTAGAGTTCATATTTACTgctcctccctgtgtggaaaTAGACTCTgatcaggacagagagagggagagggactctCTACCCACCAACACAACTGAACAGATCCAAACAGAACCTGATGGAGAGGACTACAGAGTAGCAGAACTAACCAGTgactctctgctcctctctgcagTAAATCCAGACTGTTCTGCAGCTCACAGTAAAATCATTTTAAGTGTGGATGAAGACGAGAGTGAAGAAGTTATGTCAGAGTTAAAGACCCTCAAATCAAGGAGGACACAGGCAGAGAAACGACAAAGCTCTCAAGTCTGCCCTGAGGCCAAGACAACCAGTGAGCTGAAAGAACCATTGAAGTCTCACACAAATAAGAAGCCATTCAAGTGTTCCGTGTGCAGTAAACGCTATAAGACACTAGGCGGTTTAAAAACACATCAGAGAATTCACTCAACAAAAAATAGTTAtcactgcaagaaatgtggcaaatcCTTTAACTTGTCGCAGCAGTGGAAGAAACATATGAAGAATCACACAGAGGAGGAATCACCTACATGTCATGTGTGCAGTAAAAGCTTTAAACTACCAAACCATCTGAAAACTCATGAGATGCCACACCGTAGAGAAATCCATTCAGTGTCCAACATGTGAAAAACGCTTTAAATCAGAGAAAGACCTAGAGATTcaccagagaattcacactggagagaaaccgtgTCAGTGTCCAACATGTAAAAAATGCTTTCAATCAACAAAATATCTGAAGAGTCATCAGAgaattcacactggagagaaaccgtaTCAGTGTCCTCCAACATGTGAAAAATGCTTTAAATCAGCTAAATATCTAAAGAGTcaccagagaattcacactgGAGTGAAACCGTATCAGTGTCCGACATGCGAAAAATGCTTTAAATCAGCTAAATATCTAAAGAGTcaccagagaattcacactgGAGTGAAACTCTACCATTGTCCAACATGTGAAAAATGCTTCAAGTCAAAATCTGATCTTAAACACCACAAGAAAATTCACGCTGCCGAATATAACTGCAAGGATTGCAACAAGTGTTACCGGACCAAGACAGGCTTAGAAGAGCATTTGAGGactcacacaggggagaaatcaTGTAAGTGTTCTGTGTGTGAAAAGTGCTTTACTTCAACAACCATTCTAAGACGCCACCAGAGAACTCACAGTGGAGAGAAACCACATGGATGCACACAATGCAACAAATGCTTCCCCATCAAATCAGACCTGGTTAAACACATGAGAACTCAGACAGGGGAGAAACCTTTTAGCTGCAAAGAATGTGGTAAATGTTTCAGTCATAGCATTAGTCTGAGACTGCACATGAGAATGCACACAGGGGTGAAATCATATAGCTGTAAAGAATGTGGCAAATGTTTTTCTGTTAACAGTAACCTGAGAATGCACATGaaaattcacacaggagagaaatcgtTTTGTTGCCAAGAATGTGGTAAATGTTTCTGTCATAAAATTAGCCTGAGACTGCATATGAGGACTCACAGTGGTGGAGAGAGTCTACATGGATGCACTCAATGCAACAAACGCTTTCCCATCAAATCACTCCTGGTTAAACACATCAGAacgcacacaggggagaaatctTATAGCTGCAAAGAATGTGCCAAATGTTTTCTTCATAACATTAGCCTGAGACTGCACATGAGAacgcacacaggggagaaatcaTATACCTGCAAAGCATGTGGCAAATGTTTCCAACACAATATGGTTCTGACAAGGCATATGagaactcacacaggagagaatccatATAAGTGTCCTCTTTGTGTCAATTCCTTTATGTCATCAAGTGGACTAAAACATAAACAGCAAATTCACTTGGGAGAGGAACCAGAGACCGACCAACCAGAGAAACCATCGTTCCTCTGCAGCAATTGTGGCAAATGCTTCCCAACTATGTAAACCCTGAGAGACCATATGAGGACCACACACGAAGAAAGAAGGCATCAGTGCTCTGTTTGTGGAGATTTTTTTTATATCATTGGGTTCTCTTAAAGTTcaccagagaattcacactggagagaatCCCCACCAGTGCTCTGTTTGTGGAAAATATTTTGCATTGTAGTGATGGGAAGTTTGGCTCTTTTTACAGTCTCTGATCTTTGACACTTTAAATCAAAATAACGAATCTTTCAACTGATTTCGTTCATTTGAGCCAGTAATGCCCAGAGCACGCAGGACCCCCTACCGGCAAATGATGAACTGAAAACTCGAAAGAGTCATGATTCTACAAGTCTCTCGTTCACCATAAGGGGCTTACTGGAGCTGTCATTTGTAAAAGTGgctttaaacaatgtacatttggGATTGCCATACATACAAATGATATTATTTCTTGATGCCTTTAAAAGGAGGCCTAGATTGTAAGGACTCTTGACGGAATGCCTTGGCAGAGGCTTGACTGCTGTGAGGGTAATAAGCCCGATATCGTTCGCGAACTGCAGCACCCCAAAcaaatgttttggttctacaaagctgtgtccatAACATTCAATAAGCAATGAATTGTATTCAGTGATCAGAACTAAACATATTTTTCTTCTTCCTGCTTCCTGACAGACAGCTGTTTTCTCTGGAGCCACTGAGCCACAGGAGCGCATGTCAATCCTATAGTATTGTATAGTCTATATAGTCATTGCGGCCAGCAGGTAAAACAAACAGCTAAAATGAATGAGTCACTCAGAAAAACGAATCATGACTCTCAAGTCAGTAAAAAGAGTTGTTCACAAAGAAGGAATCGTTTGCGGACTACACATCACTATTGCTTTGTCAGGTTATCTAAAACTCCACCAGGAAATTCACTCTGGAGAGAAACGTTGTCAGGTTATCTAAAACTCCACCACGGAATTCACTCTAGAGAGAAACATTGTCaggttatttttaataaatttgttaacatttctaaaaacctgtttttgctttgtcattatggggtattattgtgtgtagattgatgaggggggggggtggAACGATTTCATCCATTTTATAACAAGgcaataacgtaacaaaatgtggaaaaagtcaaggggtctgaatactttccaaatacacTGTATATACCTCACATGCTACCCGTAATAAGACTATGTAGTTACCATTAACAAAGACTCCGTAAAGGTGATTTAACAAAATGCAAGAGGCTATAGTTGAGTTACAGTAGAAAAGTCAAGGAAAGGTCTGAACTGCTAAAGTCAGATTTAACGTCAAATGAATGATTGACATACGAGCCATGAAGCTGaagttacaaagcattaacaagcattacaaggcattattctaGGCATGGTCAgaggcggagagggagagagaagtccTAGCCTACAAGGCCATGCCCCAAGACtccctggggaggagagagaaggaagaaaaagaagaagaagaaggagaaggagacaatgaaagagaagaaagaggggaTATGTCGGGTCTTAAAGGGAAAGGAGAAGGGTACAGTAGGCCTTAAAGGGAAAGGAGAGGGGTACAGTGGGCCTTAAAGGGAAAGGAGAAGGGTACAGTGGGCCTTAAAGGGAAAGGAGAAGGGTACAGTGGGCCTTAAAGGGAAAGGAGAAGGGTACAGTGGGCCTTAGAGGGAAAGGAGAAGGGTACAGTGGGCCTTAAAGGGAAAGGAGAGGGGTACATTGGGCCTTAAAGGGAAAGGAGAAGGGTACAGTGGGCCTTAGAGGGAAAGGAGAAGGGTACAGTGGGCCTTAAAGGGAAAGGAGAGGGGTACATTGGGCCTTAAATGGAAAGGAGAAGGGTACATTGGGCCTTAAATGGAAAGGAGAAGGGTACAGTGGGCCTTAAAGGGAAATGAGAGGGGTACATTGGGCCTTAAATGGAAAGGAGAGGGGTACAGTGGGCCTTAAAGGGAAATGAGAGGGGTACAGTGGGCCTTAAAGGGAAATGAGAGGGGTACAGTGGGCCTTAAATGGAAAGGAGAAGGGTACAGTGGGCCTTAAAGGGAAAGGAGAAGAGTACAGTGGGCCTTAAAGGGAAAGGAGAAGGGTACAGTGGGCCTTAAGAGGGAAAGGAGAAGGGTACAGTGGGCCTTAAAGGGAAAGGAGAGGGGTACATTGGGCCTTAAATGGAAAGGAGAAGGGTACATTGGGCCTTAAATGGAAAGGAGAAGGGTACAGTGGGCCTTAAAGGGAAATGAGAGGGGTACATTGGGCCTTAAATGGAAAGGAGAGCGGTACAGTGGGCCTTAAAGGGAAATGAGAGGGGTACAGTGGGCCTTAAAGGGAAATGAGAGGGGTACAGTGGGTCTTAAAGGGAATGGAGAAGGGTACAGTGGGCCTTAAATGGAAAGGAGAGGGGTACAGTGGGCTATGGTAGCAGGTATATTTATGTGATATGTCAGGTcttaaagggaaagggggatacatAGTCAATTGTACAACTGAatacattcaactgaaatgtgtcttccgcttttaacccaacccctctgaatcagagaggtgcggagggctgccttaatcgacatccaagCTAAGACCCTTTTAAAACCATTTGACAATGAAGCTAAGACCTTTTTTAGAACCATTTGAGAATGAAGCTCAGACCCTTTTAGAACCATTTGACAATGAAGCTAAGACCTTTTTTAGAACCATTTGAGAATGAAGCTCAGACCCTTTTAGAACTATTTGACAATGAAGCTAAGACCCTTTTAGAACCATTTGACAATGAAGCTAAGAACCTTTTTAGAACCATTTCACTGTGTTTAGGTTAACAAAAAAAAGGTGTTGACCAATAGCATTACTGTTGAGTCATCAGACCTACAGGATGTTATCACAACAGAACCTCTGCTACCCAGAGGTGTGACGGAATGGGGGTTGGAGagcaacacagagaaggctgCATTTCTGAGAAGACAAACTCTCTTACACACAGTTGACGAGACACTTTGAGGGTTGGGCCACCCCTACAATCTCACCCACTCTGGATTATATGCATCAGCCTATAAAGCGCGGACAGCTAATCTGCCTGCAAGGAGCTTTACCTGTGAAACAGCCTACAAGGCAGCATCCTGACTGACCAGCCTCTGAGGCTGAAATCGAATCTCATAAGCCTGTCAGGAATGGTATTATCCACAAAAGCGTCCCTTATAATTATACACGTATGAGTTACGCAAGCTAAAAACCAGCATagataacaagctagctagctaacaagagtAGCCAAGTTAGCTGCGTTGTTCCTTGCATGCGATTGGCTGTGGTCTTGTGGGAAAAGTACgggtagctgcagcccaataGGATGACCGGAGTACTGGGCGAGTGGGTGTCGAAACAGAGTGGGTGGAAGGAAAGTgaatcagctaattgggcagatttgttgccactcGAGACCGTTCAGCGTGGTGATTGGGCTACACAACGAGATAAGCCAGCGACCGGTGTTGTATCGACATGCCTGCCGACTTGAAGTGCTTCCTACTGGGTATCACGGTCGTGTCGCCGGTGGAAGCTAACTTGGCCATTTTTTTCTCACAATATTTTATTTCAggtaggatagcagcctacacaagagataactaataatgataaccatctagatgtctccttgatacatacatacagtctACTACTCAATGGGGGAGGGCATGAATGGCAACAACACTGGGACTCAGTGCCCGTCTCTCCCCTTGACCGCTCCCGCTTGACCGTTTCCTCTTGACCCGCTCCCTCTTGACCGCTCCCTGACCGCTCCTCTTGACCGCTCCCTCTTGACCGCTCCCTCTTGACCGCTCCCTCTTGACCGCTCCCGATTGACTGCTCCTGCTTGACAGTTGACAGCACTACTGTCCGGCAACAGCGTGGGAAGTAGCTACCtagtagccaatatcagggtgaCAGTCACAGCGTGGGAAGTAGCTACTTAGTAGCCAATATCAGGGCGACAGTCACAAAGCCACACATTCAACGCATGAAGCAACAGTACCCCCTCGTCAACactttgaataaaaaaaaaaacaatctGCAGTTTTATAACtgaaattataaactgggtggttccagCCCAGAATGCTGATTGTCTGAAAgatgtggtatatcagaccgtataccacgggtatgacaaaacatttatttttactgctctaattatgttggtaactcagtttataacagcaataagacacttcgggggtttgtgatatatcgccaatatatcacggctaaaggctgtatccaggcactcagcgttgcatcgtgcataagaacagcccttttccgtggtatattggccacataccacacaccctcaggccttattgcttaaatgtacaattatttgtgtaaaactaacagtgaaatatgaCTCAGACTCATCCTCTGGCTTAAAAACAGAAGTCCAAACTCTCGTGGTACGGTAGCTCAATGTACGGTCGTTTCCTGGTAAGAAACAGAAGAAAAACAACACTGCTCAATCAAAACCGTCTAACCTATAGCAGAGCgctccacacgcccactactttcctttcgacacacccactcgcccataCTCCGGTTGCCATATTGGGAGGCAGCTACCCCGTTCTCCTTGTGGGCGGCATGCAACCTGGGAGACAGGGCTGCCTGTCAGGCATCATTTAGGGGCTTAAATGCCCCAAGCGCATTGTGATAAATGCAGCCATAGTGCTCCTTCATGAGGTGGCTATCGTATCTGAACAAATGAATGGATGGTGCGTGATTATCTCGTGAtcgacaaaacaacttttgttatgtAGAGATCATGAGAAATAAGTTGTGATCTGGACATGAGGGAATTTTTGTAAAATTCATATGTCCTCTCTGGCTTCCGTACAGGAGTCTCTGTATAGCCTTTTCCTGTTATGAAACTAATAACTGCTAAtaatatgtagtatctgaggaattatgactttgctaatgtttgcaaatggtagcttagagaatgttgatttggcccagggagacatctggagagcagttctataggagtcccatagaacagaggaagtctgttgtgtggagacaggggattggtctgtaggggaaacacccatatcagatgacataggatatatactatggtttgggacaaaggatGGTGAGAATAGCATATTTGAATTTGGGTCGGCTGTTCTCCGGTGTGTCTGCAGACATCCATAAATTGAAGCTGGAATActctgatataataaacctttatgatcaaagtacagcgtcagcggatttccttggtctcacagcataattagcaacgtttttcGACACAACAATTGCCTGAAGTCAGAAGTCGGAACTGCCTGCTAATATTGAGGTAATTAGACTAATCTGGCCTGGGTAGGTGTTTTTGCACCGGTGAAAGTTGACTGCATTCGTTTTGGTGACGGGCTGCCTCCCAGGCAGGTGCCAGGTGCCCTGTTCAAATGGTGGCTTTCAAGACAGCTGGGAACTGAAAAAATAGGTCAAATCacgacatcagtgatcttcaggtcggaaagtcagagccctagaaagatgccagagtttccaacttggaattccgaaGTTGTAAAGCATTGGCAGCCACCACGAAACGACCTATGCAGATATGAGTGAGATTATGTTGATAACAACTGTCGGACATCTTGGACGCTGTCACCAGTTATTTTATAGCTCAATTATAGGTATGCATTAACCCGACATAGCAGGCGTcaggaggttctcttctgcactgttcaaccaatccagtaaatgtggaggaggagttaagatggagtgtcaccaaagatttttataactaatCCAAGATACACCCCAGCCTggtgtttccaatgggagcaaatggcGCATattgggcagaacaagcaaggaggtgggcagaggcCAAGCAGgggctagcgagatcctattggcgcgttctagcatgtatttgcatatttccgttaggggaACGCCTACTCAAGTGCATGTGTGCAATTAATCAATTCGTCCTTGCGCTTCTtctaaacaatgcaattttaaaaaACTTTGGCAAAAGGTCAAATTTACtgaacttagtccactctgttcgtaacagattcttgttttgggaacagaaaactgtattgagatcaaatgttttgggaacagaaaactgtattgagatcaaatgtgtcATTGTTGGTggtgtcatcttcaggacaggaataccggcttacttaacggaggaataaacacacatgttcatcgttggtgtttcaaccagaacgcgggaatGCCCTTTCttttattttcgcacatgcgcagttgtacatctctcatagggcatgaCTGTACCAGTGTAACAACACAATTtaataacatattagtctatatgttaacacccccacttgctcttatactgtacaagtcatattcaacctaactatcaacatatttagcttacagttatacatctcacaaatgtcagtttacattccAAACATATAACCCAATAATTTTTCTTTTTTGAACTTCGTTACAGGTTTAGTCAAAACATCTGCAACCATGTCTGCCGTTGGACAATATTCAATACTTATTTTGCCATCACTGAGTGCAGATCAATTGAAATGGATATCTGATATCGACATGCTTTACAT encodes the following:
- the LOC121570336 gene encoding uncharacterized protein LOC121570336 — translated: MAAVEKTIEQELSLSKENERLRKLLLELGADPQQLTVPEEEVPPEQQQKWSPSLGQEDPEPTQIKEEQEELRTSQEEEQLHRLESDPTDVVEFIFTAPPCVEIDSDQDRERERDSLPTNTTEQIQTEPDGEDYRVAELTSDSLLLSAVNPDCSAAHSKIILSVDEDESEEVMSELKTLKSRRTQAEKRQSSQVCPEAKTTINAIRH
- the LOC123490403 gene encoding zinc finger protein 658B-like; the encoded protein is MRCHTVEKSIQCPTCEKRFKSEKDLEIHQRIHTGEKPCQCPTCKKCFQSTKYLKSHQRIHTGEKPYQCPPTCEKCFKSAKYLKSHQRIHTGVKPYQCPTCEKCFKSAKYLKSHQRIHTGVKLYHCPTCEKCFKSKSDLKHHKKIHAAEYNCKDCNKCYRTKTGLEEHLRTHTGEKSCKCSVCEKCFTSTTILRRHQRTHSGEKPHGCTQCNKCFPIKSDLVKHMRTQTGEKPFSCKECGKCFSHSISLRLHMRMHTGVKSYSCKECGKCFSVNSNLRMHMKIHTGEKSFCCQECGKCFCHKISLRLHMRTHSGGESLHGCTQCNKRFPIKSLLVKHIRTHTGEKSYSCKECAKCFLHNISLRLHMRTHTGEKSYTCKACGKCFQHNMVLTRHMRTHTGENPYKCPLCVNSFMSSSGLKHKQQIHLGEEPETDQPEKPSFLCSNCGKCFPTM